One Brevibacillus choshinensis genomic window carries:
- a CDS encoding DUF4350 domain-containing protein, with translation MDSLRTYRVGIAIAILLLLVCGWLLVEPHGPDAPPFVSTSAKPDGLKAWTTLLQEKGNRVKEWKQPMRALPRGEGQALVMVEPLTLTGSEQEELFAWVKEGNDLIVFEDEPEGWESFQFSTTEWEDDENTQEKNIKGQQLVDGQYGIARTSYRINSSSALEVLLYDDRGILAGRIQAGEGSVMLFLVPEWLTNQTILKHNHFEAIWPYFQKKWSVLWMDEYHHGMQQNPGLLAVYPGWLIAGCMQAGILLLLWIWWKGKRFGPVYTLREWTVRRGDETLLAVSSWYERRSLAKDALLHREAFLRQLLFDHWGVHRRADRAEIIRLARTKWSSPDVEKLANLLERIEWAKAEKRYTSKQLLKDSLLIDDITMRLEKE, from the coding sequence ATGGATAGCTTGCGCACGTATCGCGTGGGAATCGCCATTGCCATTCTACTCCTGCTTGTTTGCGGGTGGTTATTGGTCGAGCCGCACGGTCCAGATGCTCCACCGTTTGTCTCGACGTCAGCAAAGCCTGATGGCCTAAAGGCATGGACCACCTTGCTCCAGGAGAAGGGGAACCGTGTAAAGGAGTGGAAACAACCGATGCGTGCACTGCCAAGAGGCGAAGGTCAGGCGCTCGTGATGGTTGAACCCCTCACTTTGACAGGCAGCGAGCAGGAAGAGCTGTTCGCTTGGGTAAAAGAAGGCAATGACTTGATTGTGTTTGAAGATGAGCCCGAGGGGTGGGAGTCGTTCCAGTTTTCCACGACCGAATGGGAAGACGATGAAAACACGCAGGAGAAGAACATCAAGGGGCAGCAGCTCGTAGATGGGCAATATGGAATAGCTCGGACGTCATACCGGATCAATTCCTCCTCTGCTCTGGAAGTGCTTCTGTACGACGATCGCGGTATTCTGGCAGGTCGCATCCAGGCTGGTGAGGGAAGCGTGATGCTGTTCCTCGTGCCAGAGTGGTTGACCAACCAGACCATCCTGAAGCACAACCATTTCGAGGCGATCTGGCCGTATTTTCAAAAGAAATGGTCCGTTTTGTGGATGGATGAATATCACCACGGCATGCAGCAGAATCCGGGTTTGCTGGCTGTTTATCCAGGGTGGCTGATCGCAGGCTGCATGCAAGCAGGAATCCTGCTTTTGCTGTGGATTTGGTGGAAGGGGAAGCGATTCGGTCCCGTCTATACCTTGCGGGAGTGGACGGTACGCCGAGGAGATGAGACGCTGCTTGCCGTGTCAAGCTGGTACGAAAGACGCAGCCTCGCCAAAGATGCTCTTTTGCACAGGGAAGCCTTCCTGCGGCAGCTGTTGTTTGATCACTGGGGTGTCCACCGCCGGGCAGATCGGGCAGAGATCATTCGTCTGGCAAGAACCAAATGGAGCAGCCCTGACGTAGAGAAGCTCGCAAACCTGTTGGAACGGATCGAATGGGCTAAGGCAGAGAAACGATACACATCCAAGCAGTTGCTCAAAGACAGTCTATTGATCGACGACATCACCATGCGCTTGGAGAAGGAGTGA
- a CDS encoding DUF4129 domain-containing protein — protein MNSGLPWTEDKERLAEILSREEYAHHDGSQENWLYQLLKPLLEAISRMFELGQLPKGTASTISTVVLVVFVIGLLFFLYWLSSRMVHEQRRRQPFLTKGEKIRTYSDYLREARDFGNRHEWRDGERSLFLALLIYLQRRAWIRVEPWKTNWEYAEEIQLNQPQAEELFRMNARIFEQVWYGKEAVNERGFWERLKHLETFCEEEGLDG, from the coding sequence ATGAATAGTGGACTTCCTTGGACGGAAGACAAGGAAAGGCTGGCTGAGATCCTGTCACGAGAGGAATACGCTCATCACGACGGCAGTCAGGAGAATTGGCTGTACCAGCTGCTGAAGCCGTTGCTAGAGGCGATCTCCCGAATGTTCGAGCTGGGGCAGCTTCCAAAAGGGACGGCAAGCACCATATCGACTGTGGTGCTCGTGGTTTTTGTGATCGGCCTGCTATTCTTTTTGTATTGGTTGTCGAGCAGGATGGTCCACGAACAGCGTCGCAGGCAGCCCTTCCTCACCAAAGGAGAAAAAATCCGTACCTATTCCGATTATTTGCGAGAGGCACGCGATTTTGGCAATCGCCACGAATGGCGTGATGGAGAACGCTCTTTGTTTCTCGCACTTCTGATCTATCTGCAACGAAGAGCATGGATTCGCGTAGAGCCATGGAAAACGAATTGGGAGTACGCAGAAGAAATCCAGTTGAATCAGCCGCAGGCAGAAGAGCTGTTTCGCATGAATGCCCGCATCTTCGAACAGGTGTGGTACGGAAAAGAGGCAGTGAATGAGCGAGGGTTCTGGGAGCGGCTGAAGCACCTGGAGACGTTCTGCGAAGAGGAGGGGCTGGATGGATAG
- a CDS encoding ABC transporter ATP-binding protein — protein MNQTPLAPMGVGKLLDRSFEVYRQHFGAFFLMTLMLFGPFLLLQDILIFDLGSMSFFVQDTDGSDFWESMASRFAAEEAVATDQIGFLLLYLLVVLPLMSFGAYPQLLSGVILLTKAAIEGKELGIRDALKQSFRRFWPLVGATIVYGLVIIGIVLGFMLVCALFFFLFTLVSGATLDSLFEGDSGVGPIVFAIFFVIAYVLFLLVIMVVPGFFMLRWGFYLPYTLLEGDGVAIGKSWRLTQGNFWRLFGLYLVLIVLYSVLSGGLQAVITASMGVSVISQLILLVASCLLTPWMLIVYSLAYFDLRVRKEGTDLFSMLHQQMDKEQAIAPEPAQSPETSHE, from the coding sequence ATGAATCAAACGCCGCTCGCTCCCATGGGAGTAGGGAAGCTGTTGGACCGCAGCTTTGAAGTGTATCGTCAGCATTTTGGCGCTTTTTTTCTGATGACCCTGATGCTGTTCGGTCCGTTTTTGCTTTTGCAGGATATCCTCATTTTTGATCTAGGCAGCATGTCTTTCTTCGTACAGGATACGGACGGTTCTGATTTTTGGGAATCGATGGCCAGCCGGTTCGCAGCAGAAGAAGCCGTTGCAACAGATCAAATCGGCTTCCTGCTGCTGTACTTGCTGGTCGTATTGCCGCTGATGTCATTCGGCGCGTACCCGCAATTGCTGTCGGGGGTCATTTTATTGACCAAAGCCGCCATCGAAGGAAAAGAACTCGGCATCAGAGATGCGTTGAAGCAATCGTTTCGCCGTTTTTGGCCGTTAGTAGGTGCCACCATAGTATATGGGCTGGTCATAATCGGGATTGTCCTCGGATTCATGCTCGTCTGCGCGCTGTTCTTTTTCCTGTTCACGCTCGTATCCGGGGCGACGCTAGACTCTCTGTTTGAGGGAGACAGCGGCGTGGGTCCGATCGTATTTGCCATTTTTTTCGTAATAGCCTACGTGTTGTTTTTACTGGTGATCATGGTCGTGCCTGGCTTTTTCATGCTCCGATGGGGCTTTTACTTGCCTTATACGCTGCTGGAAGGAGACGGAGTGGCGATCGGGAAGAGCTGGCGTTTGACCCAAGGCAACTTTTGGCGACTCTTCGGCCTTTACTTGGTGCTCATCGTGCTGTACTCCGTATTGTCAGGCGGTCTGCAGGCAGTCATTACTGCCTCGATGGGGGTGTCGGTCATCAGTCAACTCATCCTGCTCGTTGCCTCCTGCCTGTTAACGCCATGGATGTTGATCGTCTACTCACTCGCTTACTTCGATCTTCGTGTAAGAAAAGAAGGAACGGATTTGTTCTCGATGCTTCACCAGCAGATGGATAAAGAGCAAGCGATCGCTCCCGAACCCGCCCAAAGCCCGGAGACCTCCCATGAATAG
- a CDS encoding glycosyltransferase family 4 protein: MKVVMICTEKLPVPPVRGGAIQTYIAGIVDVLGQHHDLTVLGTTDPSLATDERVRNVRYVRVDGQGVFETYAEQVIQFLRTQSYDLIHVFNRPKLVPLIKEVCPNARIVLSMHNDMFDHAKIDPQDAAKTVAMTDRIITISDYVGRVIQSLYPESAGKLRTIYSGVDLQTFVPWEKSQSARQVRQELRAMHNLGNRQVILFVGRLTPKKGADILVRAMNELHAQHSDIALVLVGGAWYGVDKISDYVAYVRSLADRSPIPVITTGYVNAEQIHQWFWTGDIFVCPSQWEEPLARVHYEAMAAGLPFVTTKRGGNAEVIIGGNGFLVEEPENPRAFADQLGKLLASRDLQRKMGSVGRKLAEDRFTWNRVASEVLEVWKGIQAQE; this comes from the coding sequence ATGAAGGTAGTCATGATCTGTACGGAAAAATTGCCCGTCCCTCCCGTCCGCGGCGGCGCCATCCAGACCTATATAGCGGGAATCGTCGATGTTTTGGGTCAACATCATGACTTGACTGTACTCGGAACGACCGACCCTTCCCTTGCGACAGATGAGAGAGTGCGCAACGTACGGTATGTGAGGGTTGACGGGCAAGGCGTTTTTGAGACATATGCAGAACAAGTCATCCAGTTTTTACGCACCCAATCCTACGATCTCATCCACGTGTTTAACCGGCCGAAATTGGTGCCGCTCATAAAGGAAGTCTGCCCGAATGCAAGAATCGTCCTCAGCATGCACAACGATATGTTCGATCATGCGAAGATCGACCCGCAGGATGCAGCCAAAACGGTCGCGATGACGGATCGGATCATCACCATCAGCGATTACGTAGGGCGAGTCATTCAGTCGCTTTATCCTGAATCTGCCGGCAAGCTCCGCACCATTTATTCGGGAGTCGATTTGCAAACGTTCGTGCCATGGGAAAAATCCCAATCAGCCCGGCAGGTCAGGCAAGAGCTAAGGGCCATGCACAATCTCGGAAACAGACAGGTGATCTTGTTTGTAGGGAGACTGACTCCGAAAAAAGGGGCAGACATCTTGGTGAGGGCGATGAATGAACTGCATGCCCAGCATTCCGATATTGCTCTCGTCCTCGTGGGCGGAGCCTGGTACGGTGTCGATAAAATAAGCGACTATGTCGCTTATGTGCGGTCTCTTGCCGATCGATCACCCATTCCGGTCATCACTACAGGATATGTCAATGCCGAGCAGATTCACCAATGGTTTTGGACGGGGGATATCTTCGTGTGTCCTTCCCAATGGGAGGAGCCTTTGGCAAGGGTCCATTACGAAGCGATGGCGGCAGGACTGCCATTTGTGACGACCAAGCGGGGAGGCAATGCAGAGGTCATCATTGGAGGAAACGGCTTTCTGGTGGAAGAACCGGAGAATCCACGTGCCTTTGCTGACCAGCTGGGCAAACTGCTCGCGAGCCGTGATCTGCAAAGGAAAATGGGAAGTGTCGGAAGGAAGTTGGCGGAGGATCGATTCACCTGGAATCGGGTCGCCAGTGAAGTATTGGAGGTTTGGAAAGGGATTCAGGCTCAAGAGTAA
- a CDS encoding CotS family spore coat protein produces MEQFLITPWDTRIGSEPTPLDWDLTVPPEVDAIAEQVIKQYDMTVTSRTLITSKPDKGGAIWRIETDKGPRSLKLLHRNPERSLFSVGLQEYVVRQGARVPALIPAKDGKLFVEMGGKLWIVTDWIDLTPATKVDLIGAQELCYGLGEFHRHTKGYVPPFGAKNSSRLYRWPNYYQKIAKKIGWMREMAKAYTDTVASPSILAVVDQYEQQAVEALNRLNASAYPRMVAMGEPHWGLVHQDYGWSNGQNGPGGLWVIDLDGVSYDLPFRDLRKLITSTMDDMGVWDLTWMRGMIDAYHQANPLDAESYEVLLIDMAVPNEFYKHLKEMFFDPLTFLNTEAEDILQRVVATDQSKAQALAELAADKGKYKASNYEQLAAAVEPQRVPSESSKWDETSWGLQPQKAATSEETSVSREKRTEKVTVKKKKLSKSVADDRIIAADADAKGSLANSGASDNKTSKGQKDAKSSGHEANESNSIAYKGKSAKNAKAEKVAKSVKDEKSAKEAKAATEAKTAKDESKSTARKAKLVTIDPQKAGKSKTTAGSTDQQVNHYSEESTTKTRRTSSQNVIDLAPHLAKQTSVKKKAVRKKTTSARTSTARKKTTTLAQIKQEAQKKRKNASAKLTTYQQRKAKQTKQAAKEGNKSTAKQAANSVRRTTTSGNKTNQAASSSIKRTFTKVAAPSRKMSKQAAYSSSAKKGVKSRGVR; encoded by the coding sequence ATGGAACAGTTTCTGATTACACCGTGGGATACTCGCATAGGTTCTGAGCCGACTCCTTTGGATTGGGATTTGACGGTGCCGCCAGAAGTAGATGCGATAGCGGAGCAGGTCATCAAGCAATACGATATGACCGTTACTTCTCGTACGCTGATTACTTCCAAGCCAGATAAAGGTGGAGCCATCTGGCGGATCGAGACAGATAAAGGGCCTCGCAGTCTCAAACTCCTGCATCGCAATCCAGAGCGCAGCTTGTTCAGTGTGGGACTGCAAGAGTATGTGGTTCGGCAAGGCGCACGGGTGCCTGCTTTGATTCCGGCGAAAGACGGCAAGCTATTCGTGGAAATGGGCGGTAAGCTTTGGATTGTTACGGACTGGATCGATCTTACGCCTGCCACGAAGGTGGATTTGATAGGCGCACAGGAGTTGTGCTACGGGCTCGGTGAATTCCACCGGCACACCAAAGGGTACGTGCCTCCGTTTGGCGCGAAAAACTCCTCCCGATTGTATCGATGGCCCAACTATTATCAAAAGATTGCTAAGAAGATCGGTTGGATGAGAGAGATGGCCAAGGCGTACACCGATACTGTCGCTAGTCCATCCATCCTCGCCGTCGTCGATCAGTACGAACAGCAGGCAGTGGAGGCATTGAATCGGTTGAATGCTTCCGCATACCCGCGAATGGTTGCAATGGGTGAACCTCATTGGGGGCTTGTGCACCAGGATTACGGATGGTCAAACGGACAGAATGGTCCCGGCGGGCTGTGGGTAATCGATTTGGACGGTGTATCATACGACTTGCCGTTTCGGGATCTGCGCAAATTGATCACGAGCACGATGGACGATATGGGGGTCTGGGATTTGACATGGATGCGCGGCATGATCGATGCGTATCATCAAGCGAATCCTCTCGATGCCGAGTCCTACGAGGTCCTCCTGATCGATATGGCGGTCCCGAATGAATTTTACAAGCACTTGAAGGAAATGTTTTTCGACCCCCTCACCTTCTTGAATACGGAAGCAGAGGACATTCTGCAGCGGGTGGTCGCGACTGACCAATCAAAAGCCCAAGCCCTGGCAGAGCTTGCTGCTGACAAGGGGAAATACAAGGCAAGCAATTACGAGCAGCTGGCCGCAGCAGTGGAACCGCAGCGAGTGCCTTCCGAGAGCAGCAAGTGGGATGAAACCAGTTGGGGCCTGCAACCGCAAAAGGCAGCCACATCTGAGGAAACGTCCGTATCGAGAGAAAAAAGAACGGAAAAAGTCACAGTCAAAAAGAAAAAGCTATCGAAATCGGTTGCAGATGATCGCATCATAGCTGCGGATGCAGATGCCAAAGGCTCTCTGGCCAATTCCGGGGCATCCGATAACAAAACAAGTAAAGGACAAAAAGACGCGAAATCATCTGGACACGAAGCAAATGAATCCAATTCCATTGCATATAAAGGAAAGTCAGCCAAAAATGCAAAGGCAGAAAAAGTAGCGAAGTCTGTCAAAGATGAAAAGTCAGCCAAAGAAGCAAAAGCAGCTACAGAGGCAAAAACAGCCAAAGACGAATCCAAATCTACAGCTCGAAAAGCAAAGCTCGTGACAATCGATCCTCAAAAGGCCGGAAAGAGCAAAACTACGGCTGGATCAACCGACCAGCAAGTGAACCATTACTCGGAAGAAAGCACGACGAAAACTCGCAGGACGTCTTCCCAAAATGTCATTGATCTCGCCCCTCATCTTGCCAAACAGACCTCTGTGAAAAAGAAGGCGGTACGGAAGAAAACAACGAGTGCGAGAACTTCCACCGCCAGGAAAAAAACGACAACTCTTGCGCAAATCAAACAGGAAGCACAAAAGAAAAGGAAGAACGCTTCGGCTAAACTCACAACTTATCAGCAGCGAAAAGCCAAGCAGACAAAGCAGGCAGCAAAAGAGGGGAACAAATCGACTGCAAAACAGGCTGCGAATTCCGTCAGACGAACAACAACTAGCGGAAATAAAACGAATCAAGCGGCTTCGTCAAGCATCAAGCGCACGTTCACCAAGGTCGCTGCACCAAGTAGGAAAATGAGCAAACAGGCAGCGTATAGTTCGAGTGCGAAAAAAGGGGTAAAGTCAAGAGGCGTGCGATGA
- a CDS encoding DEAD/DEAH box helicase yields MNVQLTHRIILQRCGKISYEKGKAYHRARKVSFTDYNPYRPSYEATVKGSAHVSHHVTIDWDEDGMEATCTCPTLNSYHQDCQHIAAVLIAIHELDLDGRTPVLAGSDETGRGDRVHSAFDKQLTSDVLGLFAAPSIKPLRTRFDTRTPLEAEFVCKVVTYGYHKHMFGIELRIGLKRRYIVKKIKDFLEGIERGKPYEFSSHFTYDPAIHCFAKEDEEALRMLMDIYQNEKMYRETSSRSSIPNRDHETRTLLVPPVSWEKLQQSLQHARYVSFEEAHEGITYSDEPLPLHFSFDKGRSDDHYQMAIEGLEHVTVMESYGVAVAAGKLHKLSPVMSHRLSQLKSMLSVSRKNDLQISQEQMEPFMVQVVPELMKVGNVDITPSVSSRLVRTQLQARLYLDRIRDRLLAGLEFQYGDIVLNPLEDASQARGTDLIIMREGERERQILELMERSAFTRTESGYYMEDEEAEFDFLYRMVPQLEKLVKVYATTAVKVRLEPAASPPKIRVDIDEQMNWLECKFDIDGIPESEIRGVLRSLEEKRTYYRLPNGAMLPLEGTGFEDIRRFMNEMGIRGKDVQGAELRLPVVRGLTMMDTDSRGTAITVGKAFRRLLDNMRNPDNLDFPVPKSLENVLRDYQVYGYQWLKTLAHYHFGGVLADDMGLGKTVQSIAFLVSVLPEIRERKQPALIVSPASLVYNWRNELKKFAPDVRAVIADGTKDERLEILKKVSEVDVVITSYPLLRRDFGAYEESSFHTLILDEAQAFKNHTTQTAHAVKGIPAGYRFALTGTPVENGLDELWSIYDAVFPGLFPARKAFHELSREAVAKRVRPFLLRRVKTDVLRELPEKIETLQASALLPEQKKLYVAYLAKLQQETLKHLDKETFHQNRIKILAGLTRLRQLCCHPALFVDDYEGGSAKFEQLMEILEECRNSGRRVLLFSQFTKMLERIGREVGYSGVPFFYLDGDTPAATRVELCNRFNEGERDLFLASLKAGGTGLNLTGADTVILYDLWWNPAVEEQAADRAHRIGQKNVVQVIRLVAEGTVEEKMFELQQKKKNLIQEVIQPGQEALSSLTEQEIRELLML; encoded by the coding sequence CATGTCAGTCATCACGTCACCATCGATTGGGATGAAGATGGGATGGAAGCGACTTGCACGTGCCCGACGCTGAATTCCTACCATCAGGATTGTCAGCATATCGCTGCCGTTCTCATTGCCATACACGAGCTTGATCTGGATGGCAGGACTCCAGTTTTAGCGGGATCTGACGAGACAGGCAGAGGTGATCGTGTCCATTCCGCATTCGATAAACAATTGACGAGCGATGTGCTAGGGCTGTTTGCAGCACCGTCGATCAAACCCTTGCGAACCCGTTTTGACACCAGAACGCCTCTGGAAGCAGAGTTCGTATGCAAAGTGGTCACATATGGCTACCACAAGCACATGTTTGGAATCGAGCTTCGGATAGGCTTGAAGCGACGGTACATTGTGAAGAAAATAAAAGATTTTCTGGAGGGGATCGAGCGGGGAAAGCCCTATGAGTTCTCCAGCCATTTTACGTACGATCCCGCGATCCATTGCTTCGCCAAGGAAGACGAGGAAGCTCTGAGAATGCTGATGGACATTTATCAGAACGAAAAAATGTACCGGGAGACTTCTTCGCGCTCGTCCATTCCAAATCGCGATCATGAGACGCGGACCCTGCTCGTACCTCCTGTCTCGTGGGAAAAGCTGCAGCAGTCCCTGCAGCATGCGCGCTATGTGAGCTTTGAGGAGGCACACGAAGGGATCACTTATTCAGACGAGCCTTTGCCGCTGCATTTTTCGTTTGACAAAGGACGTTCCGACGACCACTACCAAATGGCAATAGAGGGCCTGGAGCACGTGACCGTTATGGAGTCTTACGGCGTAGCCGTTGCTGCAGGGAAATTGCACAAGCTGTCGCCTGTGATGAGCCATCGCCTCTCTCAGCTAAAAAGCATGTTGTCCGTATCACGCAAAAACGACCTTCAAATCTCGCAGGAGCAGATGGAACCTTTTATGGTGCAAGTTGTTCCTGAGCTGATGAAAGTCGGAAATGTGGACATCACTCCATCTGTATCCTCCCGTTTGGTCCGAACACAGCTTCAGGCAAGACTGTATTTGGACCGAATCAGGGATCGACTGCTGGCTGGTCTCGAATTCCAATACGGCGATATCGTTTTGAATCCGCTGGAGGATGCCTCACAGGCCCGTGGTACGGACTTGATTATCATGCGGGAGGGAGAGCGGGAGCGGCAAATCCTGGAGCTGATGGAGAGGAGTGCCTTTACCCGTACGGAATCAGGTTATTACATGGAAGATGAAGAAGCGGAATTCGACTTTCTGTATCGGATGGTGCCTCAGCTGGAAAAGCTGGTAAAGGTCTATGCAACCACGGCAGTCAAAGTCAGATTGGAGCCGGCTGCCAGTCCGCCGAAGATCAGGGTGGATATCGACGAGCAAATGAATTGGCTGGAATGCAAATTCGATATAGATGGAATACCGGAGTCGGAGATTCGAGGGGTGCTTCGATCCCTGGAGGAAAAGAGAACGTACTACCGACTCCCGAACGGTGCGATGCTCCCACTCGAAGGCACGGGTTTCGAGGATATCCGACGCTTCATGAATGAGATGGGGATACGCGGGAAGGATGTCCAAGGTGCGGAGCTGCGCCTGCCTGTCGTTCGTGGACTTACGATGATGGATACCGATAGCAGAGGTACTGCAATCACTGTGGGAAAAGCGTTTCGCAGACTCCTCGATAACATGCGCAATCCGGATAACCTGGACTTTCCGGTACCCAAGAGCTTGGAAAATGTCCTGCGCGACTATCAGGTGTACGGGTATCAATGGCTGAAGACGCTCGCCCACTACCATTTCGGCGGAGTGCTGGCTGATGATATGGGGCTTGGAAAAACCGTCCAGAGCATCGCCTTTCTCGTGTCCGTCCTGCCTGAAATCAGAGAGCGCAAGCAGCCTGCCTTGATTGTCTCGCCGGCTTCTCTCGTGTACAACTGGCGCAATGAACTGAAGAAGTTTGCTCCCGACGTCCGAGCAGTCATCGCGGACGGCACCAAAGACGAACGGTTAGAGATCCTAAAGAAGGTGTCAGAGGTTGACGTCGTGATCACGTCCTACCCCTTGCTGCGCAGAGATTTCGGTGCTTATGAAGAGAGTTCCTTTCATACGCTCATTTTGGACGAGGCGCAGGCTTTCAAGAACCACACGACTCAGACCGCACATGCGGTAAAAGGGATTCCTGCAGGATATCGATTTGCCCTCACAGGTACACCTGTAGAAAATGGTTTGGACGAGCTGTGGTCCATTTACGATGCGGTATTCCCGGGTCTTTTTCCTGCCCGAAAAGCCTTTCACGAGCTCTCCAGAGAAGCGGTGGCCAAAAGGGTACGCCCCTTCTTGCTGAGAAGAGTAAAGACCGATGTCTTGCGGGAGCTTCCCGAAAAGATTGAGACCCTTCAGGCCAGCGCGCTCCTGCCGGAACAGAAAAAGCTCTATGTGGCCTATTTGGCAAAGCTGCAGCAGGAAACATTGAAGCATCTGGATAAAGAAACCTTTCACCAAAACCGAATCAAGATCCTAGCCGGCTTGACGAGGCTCCGCCAGCTATGCTGCCATCCAGCGCTCTTTGTGGATGACTATGAAGGGGGCTCGGCCAAATTCGAGCAATTGATGGAAATCTTGGAGGAATGCCGAAACTCCGGCAGACGTGTATTGTTATTCTCGCAATTTACAAAAATGCTCGAACGGATCGGGCGGGAGGTGGGCTACAGCGGAGTTCCGTTTTTCTATCTGGATGGAGACACTCCGGCAGCGACGAGGGTGGAGCTGTGCAATCGGTTTAATGAAGGGGAGAGGGATCTGTTTCTCGCCTCACTCAAGGCAGGCGGTACGGGATTGAATCTGACGGGGGCGGACACGGTCATTCTGTACGATCTGTGGTGGAATCCTGCGGTCGAGGAGCAGGCAGCAGACCGGGCGCACCGCATCGGGCAAAAAAATGTGGTGCAAGTCATCCGGCTCGTCGCAGAAGGCACTGTGGAAGAGAAAATGTTTGAGCTTCAACAAAAAAAGAAGAACCTCATCCAGGAAGTGATCCAACCAGGACAAGAAGCGTTGTCCAGTTTGACGGAACAAGAGATTAGAGAGCTCTTGATGCTTTGA